A region from the Oncorhynchus keta strain PuntledgeMale-10-30-2019 chromosome 5, Oket_V2, whole genome shotgun sequence genome encodes:
- the lpar2a gene encoding lysophosphatidic acid receptor 2a isoform X1, with protein MESSGRGNACDYSHNVTFFYDFVGKEISRHWRVRDCVVVVLGLTICLIMILSNIMVMAAILINRRFHFPIYFLLANMAAADLFAGLAYTNLVLNTGPWTIRLSKQQWFIRNALVDMSLTASVANLLAVAVERHQTIITMQLHSKMTKRRVVLLIVCIWAVSIIMGLVPSMGWNCECQLSDCSVIAPLYSRRYMIFWASLNLLTFSVMVAVYARIYVYVRRKGNRMSQHSSHHLRHNETVFNLMKTISIVLGVFVICWTPGLMTLLLDGIMGKDSHALTYEKYCLILAECNSLVNPIIYSFRDEEMRRTFKCILCCLCRRSSEHQGEQSPVEFNTLQPEVDNGCEVKSEKANFTALQLIKTEW; from the exons ATGGAGAGCAGTGGCAGGGGAAACGCGTGCGACTACAGCCACAACGTCACCTTCTTCTACGATTTCGTAGGTAAGGAGATCAGCAGACACTGGCGTGTCAGGGACTGTGTGGTAGTGGTCCTGGGCCTGACCATCTGCCTCATTATGATCCTGTCCAACATAATGGTGATGGCGGCCATCTTGATCAACCGACGCTTCCACTTCCCCATCTACTTCCTGCTAGCCAACATGGCCGCTGCGGACCTGTTCGCCGGCTTGGCCTACACCAACCTCGTGCTCAACACAGGACCCTGGACAATCAG gcTGTCCAAGCAGCAATGGTTCATTAGGAATGCTCTGGTGGACATGAGCCTGACGGCGTCTGTGGCCAACCTGCTGGCTGTGGCGGTGGAGCGTCACCAGACCATAATTACCATGCAG CTGCACAGCAAGATGACCAAACGGCGGGTAGTGCTGCTGATCGTGTGTATCTGGGCAGTGTCTATCATCATGGGGCTGGTCCCTTCCATGGGGTGGAACTGTGAGTGCCAGCTTAGCGACTGCTCCGTCATCGCCCCGCTCTACAGCCGCAG GTATATGATCTTCTGGGCGTCTCTCAACCTGCTCACCTTTTCTGTCATGGTGGCTGTGTACGCACGCATCTATGTCTACGTGAGACGTAAGGGTAACCGGATGTCTCAGCACAGCTCCCACCATCTGAGGCACAACGAGACTGTCTTTAACCTCATGAAGACTATCTCTATTGTACTGG GCGTGTTTGTCATCTGTTGGACACCGGGCCTGATGACTCTGTTGCTAGATGGGATCATGGGTAAAGACAGCCATGCCTTGACCTATGAGAAGTACTGTCTGATCCTGGCTGAGTGTAACTCCCTGGTTAACCCTATTATCTACTCCTTCCGGgacgaggagatgagaaggaccTTTAAGTGTATCCTGTGCTGCCTGTGTAGGAGGAGCTCTGAACACCAGGGGGAGCAGTCCCCTGTGGAGTTCAACACACTGCAACCAGAG GTAGATAATGGTTGTGAAGTAAAATCAGAGAAAGCCAACTTTACTGCCCTCCAACTGATAAAGACAGAGTGGTGA
- the lpar2a gene encoding lysophosphatidic acid receptor 2a isoform X2 has product MESSGRGNACDYSHNVTFFYDFVGKEISRHWRVRDCVVVVLGLTICLIMILSNIMVMAAILINRRFHFPIYFLLANMAAADLFAGLAYTNLVLNTGPWTIRLSKQQWFIRNALVDMSLTASVANLLAVAVERHQTIITMQLHSKMTKRRVVLLIVCIWAVSIIMGLVPSMGWNCECQLSDCSVIAPLYSRRYMIFWASLNLLTFSVMVAVYARIYVYVRRKGNRMSQHSSHHLRHNETVFNLMKTISIVLGVFVICWTPGLMTLLLDGIMGKDSHALTYEKYCLILAECNSLVNPIIYSFRDEEMRRTFKCILCCLCRRSSEHQGEQSPVEFNTLQPEGPSAHIDN; this is encoded by the exons ATGGAGAGCAGTGGCAGGGGAAACGCGTGCGACTACAGCCACAACGTCACCTTCTTCTACGATTTCGTAGGTAAGGAGATCAGCAGACACTGGCGTGTCAGGGACTGTGTGGTAGTGGTCCTGGGCCTGACCATCTGCCTCATTATGATCCTGTCCAACATAATGGTGATGGCGGCCATCTTGATCAACCGACGCTTCCACTTCCCCATCTACTTCCTGCTAGCCAACATGGCCGCTGCGGACCTGTTCGCCGGCTTGGCCTACACCAACCTCGTGCTCAACACAGGACCCTGGACAATCAG gcTGTCCAAGCAGCAATGGTTCATTAGGAATGCTCTGGTGGACATGAGCCTGACGGCGTCTGTGGCCAACCTGCTGGCTGTGGCGGTGGAGCGTCACCAGACCATAATTACCATGCAG CTGCACAGCAAGATGACCAAACGGCGGGTAGTGCTGCTGATCGTGTGTATCTGGGCAGTGTCTATCATCATGGGGCTGGTCCCTTCCATGGGGTGGAACTGTGAGTGCCAGCTTAGCGACTGCTCCGTCATCGCCCCGCTCTACAGCCGCAG GTATATGATCTTCTGGGCGTCTCTCAACCTGCTCACCTTTTCTGTCATGGTGGCTGTGTACGCACGCATCTATGTCTACGTGAGACGTAAGGGTAACCGGATGTCTCAGCACAGCTCCCACCATCTGAGGCACAACGAGACTGTCTTTAACCTCATGAAGACTATCTCTATTGTACTGG GCGTGTTTGTCATCTGTTGGACACCGGGCCTGATGACTCTGTTGCTAGATGGGATCATGGGTAAAGACAGCCATGCCTTGACCTATGAGAAGTACTGTCTGATCCTGGCTGAGTGTAACTCCCTGGTTAACCCTATTATCTACTCCTTCCGGgacgaggagatgagaaggaccTTTAAGTGTATCCTGTGCTGCCTGTGTAGGAGGAGCTCTGAACACCAGGGGGAGCAGTCCCCTGTGGAGTTCAACACACTGCAACCAGAG ggaccctctgcacacatagacaactga
- the lpar2a gene encoding lysophosphatidic acid receptor 2a isoform X4 translates to MESSGRGNACDYSHNVTFFYDFVANMAAADLFAGLAYTNLVLNTGPWTIRLSKQQWFIRNALVDMSLTASVANLLAVAVERHQTIITMQLHSKMTKRRVVLLIVCIWAVSIIMGLVPSMGWNCECQLSDCSVIAPLYSRRYMIFWASLNLLTFSVMVAVYARIYVYVRRKGNRMSQHSSHHLRHNETVFNLMKTISIVLGVFVICWTPGLMTLLLDGIMGKDSHALTYEKYCLILAECNSLVNPIIYSFRDEEMRRTFKCILCCLCRRSSEHQGEQSPVEFNTLQPEVDNGCEVKSEKANFTALQLIKTEW, encoded by the exons ATGGAGAGCAGTGGCAGGGGAAACGCGTGCGACTACAGCCACAACGTCACCTTCTTCTACGATTTCGTAG CCAACATGGCCGCTGCGGACCTGTTCGCCGGCTTGGCCTACACCAACCTCGTGCTCAACACAGGACCCTGGACAATCAG gcTGTCCAAGCAGCAATGGTTCATTAGGAATGCTCTGGTGGACATGAGCCTGACGGCGTCTGTGGCCAACCTGCTGGCTGTGGCGGTGGAGCGTCACCAGACCATAATTACCATGCAG CTGCACAGCAAGATGACCAAACGGCGGGTAGTGCTGCTGATCGTGTGTATCTGGGCAGTGTCTATCATCATGGGGCTGGTCCCTTCCATGGGGTGGAACTGTGAGTGCCAGCTTAGCGACTGCTCCGTCATCGCCCCGCTCTACAGCCGCAG GTATATGATCTTCTGGGCGTCTCTCAACCTGCTCACCTTTTCTGTCATGGTGGCTGTGTACGCACGCATCTATGTCTACGTGAGACGTAAGGGTAACCGGATGTCTCAGCACAGCTCCCACCATCTGAGGCACAACGAGACTGTCTTTAACCTCATGAAGACTATCTCTATTGTACTGG GCGTGTTTGTCATCTGTTGGACACCGGGCCTGATGACTCTGTTGCTAGATGGGATCATGGGTAAAGACAGCCATGCCTTGACCTATGAGAAGTACTGTCTGATCCTGGCTGAGTGTAACTCCCTGGTTAACCCTATTATCTACTCCTTCCGGgacgaggagatgagaaggaccTTTAAGTGTATCCTGTGCTGCCTGTGTAGGAGGAGCTCTGAACACCAGGGGGAGCAGTCCCCTGTGGAGTTCAACACACTGCAACCAGAG GTAGATAATGGTTGTGAAGTAAAATCAGAGAAAGCCAACTTTACTGCCCTCCAACTGATAAAGACAGAGTGGTGA
- the lpar2a gene encoding lysophosphatidic acid receptor 2a isoform X3 codes for MILSNIMVMAAILINRRFHFPIYFLLANMAAADLFAGLAYTNLVLNTGPWTIRLSKQQWFIRNALVDMSLTASVANLLAVAVERHQTIITMQLHSKMTKRRVVLLIVCIWAVSIIMGLVPSMGWNCECQLSDCSVIAPLYSRRYMIFWASLNLLTFSVMVAVYARIYVYVRRKGNRMSQHSSHHLRHNETVFNLMKTISIVLGVFVICWTPGLMTLLLDGIMGKDSHALTYEKYCLILAECNSLVNPIIYSFRDEEMRRTFKCILCCLCRRSSEHQGEQSPVEFNTLQPEVDNGCEVKSEKANFTALQLIKTEW; via the exons ATGATCCTGTCCAACATAATGGTGATGGCGGCCATCTTGATCAACCGACGCTTCCACTTCCCCATCTACTTCCTGCTAGCCAACATGGCCGCTGCGGACCTGTTCGCCGGCTTGGCCTACACCAACCTCGTGCTCAACACAGGACCCTGGACAATCAG gcTGTCCAAGCAGCAATGGTTCATTAGGAATGCTCTGGTGGACATGAGCCTGACGGCGTCTGTGGCCAACCTGCTGGCTGTGGCGGTGGAGCGTCACCAGACCATAATTACCATGCAG CTGCACAGCAAGATGACCAAACGGCGGGTAGTGCTGCTGATCGTGTGTATCTGGGCAGTGTCTATCATCATGGGGCTGGTCCCTTCCATGGGGTGGAACTGTGAGTGCCAGCTTAGCGACTGCTCCGTCATCGCCCCGCTCTACAGCCGCAG GTATATGATCTTCTGGGCGTCTCTCAACCTGCTCACCTTTTCTGTCATGGTGGCTGTGTACGCACGCATCTATGTCTACGTGAGACGTAAGGGTAACCGGATGTCTCAGCACAGCTCCCACCATCTGAGGCACAACGAGACTGTCTTTAACCTCATGAAGACTATCTCTATTGTACTGG GCGTGTTTGTCATCTGTTGGACACCGGGCCTGATGACTCTGTTGCTAGATGGGATCATGGGTAAAGACAGCCATGCCTTGACCTATGAGAAGTACTGTCTGATCCTGGCTGAGTGTAACTCCCTGGTTAACCCTATTATCTACTCCTTCCGGgacgaggagatgagaaggaccTTTAAGTGTATCCTGTGCTGCCTGTGTAGGAGGAGCTCTGAACACCAGGGGGAGCAGTCCCCTGTGGAGTTCAACACACTGCAACCAGAG GTAGATAATGGTTGTGAAGTAAAATCAGAGAAAGCCAACTTTACTGCCCTCCAACTGATAAAGACAGAGTGGTGA